A DNA window from bacterium contains the following coding sequences:
- a CDS encoding amidohydrolase/deacetylase family metallohydrolase, with translation MTYDLLLKNGTLIDPAQGRHARMDVAFSAGRVAAVGADLPSREAAEVVDCTDRIVAPGMIDLHVHVFWGVSHYGIEADPHCIAKGVTTAVDAGSAGSDTFPGFRKYVIEVTATRLFAQLNISSQGMLTSEIGELHEIKYANVQKAIAMIEQHRDVILGVKVRLTRQSIVSEAAGIRPLHLAREAADAVGLPIMVHPQEAWCHSLDDILTVMREGDILTHCFHGLSHGILDANGHVRRSVREAMARGVVFDVGHGRGSFSWDIAERALAEGVEPQTISSDLHAYNVNGPAYDLATTVSKFLYLGFSIDHALEKVTATPARVIHMADRIGTLQVGAWGDAVVFDLQEGRFDLIDSHGGRRVGRQRLALATVVRAGHTYR, from the coding sequence GTGACGTACGATCTGCTCCTCAAGAACGGCACCCTCATCGACCCTGCCCAGGGGAGACATGCCCGCATGGATGTCGCCTTCAGCGCGGGCCGGGTCGCAGCGGTGGGCGCGGATCTTCCAAGCCGCGAGGCCGCGGAAGTCGTGGACTGCACCGACCGGATCGTAGCCCCGGGCATGATCGACCTACACGTCCACGTGTTCTGGGGCGTCAGCCACTATGGAATCGAGGCCGATCCGCATTGCATCGCCAAAGGCGTCACCACCGCCGTCGACGCCGGATCCGCGGGCTCGGACACCTTCCCCGGCTTTCGCAAATATGTGATCGAGGTGACCGCGACGCGCCTGTTCGCCCAGCTCAATATCTCCTCCCAGGGGATGTTGACCAGCGAGATCGGCGAACTGCATGAGATCAAGTACGCCAACGTGCAAAAGGCCATCGCCATGATCGAACAGCATCGCGACGTGATCCTGGGCGTCAAAGTGCGGCTGACGAGGCAGAGCATCGTGAGTGAAGCCGCGGGGATTCGGCCCCTGCACCTTGCCCGCGAGGCCGCGGACGCGGTGGGCCTGCCCATCATGGTCCATCCTCAAGAAGCGTGGTGCCACTCGCTGGATGATATCCTGACGGTCATGCGGGAGGGCGACATCCTGACCCACTGCTTCCACGGGTTGTCGCACGGCATCCTCGACGCAAACGGCCACGTCCGTCGCTCGGTGCGCGAGGCGATGGCACGCGGGGTGGTCTTCGATGTTGGACACGGTCGGGGCAGCTTCAGTTGGGACATCGCCGAGCGGGCCCTCGCCGAGGGTGTCGAGCCTCAGACGATTTCAAGCGACCTCCACGCCTATAATGTCAACGGCCCCGCCTACGACCTTGCGACCACGGTCAGCAAGTTTCTCTATCTCGGGTTTTCGATCGACCATGCGCTTGAGAAAGTCACTGCGACGCCTGCTCGCGTCATCCACATGGCCGACCGGATCGGCACGCTCCAGGTAGGCGCATGGGGGGACGCCGTCGTCTTCGATCTGCAGGAGGGGCGATTCGACCTGATCGATTCGCACGGGGGGCGGCGCGTCGGGCGCCAACGGCTGGCCCTCGCGACGGTCGTCAGGGCGGGGCACACGTACCGATAA
- a CDS encoding aldo/keto reductase, with the protein MSTDKPLPHASLGGTFVIGGDLTVNRLGFGAMRITGPRVLGEPADRAQAKALLRRAVELGVTLMDTADSYGPSVSEELIAEALYPYPADLVIATKGGFIRRGGGWIANGRPAHLREALEGSLRRLRVDRIDVYQLHTVDPGVPIEDSIGSLRDLQAQGKIRHIGVSNVDVEELARARTIARLVSVQNRYSLSDRESDDVVAACERDGLAFLPWYPLATGTLARPRSGPVERIARIHQATPAQIALAWLLKRAPVILPIPGTSSIAHLEENISAARIQLSPEEFEALTG; encoded by the coding sequence ATGTCCACCGACAAGCCGTTGCCGCACGCGTCTTTGGGCGGCACATTCGTCATCGGCGGGGATCTCACCGTGAACCGGCTCGGCTTCGGCGCCATGCGGATCACGGGGCCCCGCGTGCTTGGCGAGCCGGCCGACCGCGCGCAGGCCAAGGCGCTCCTTCGTCGGGCCGTCGAGCTGGGGGTCACCTTGATGGATACGGCGGATTCATACGGTCCCAGCGTCTCCGAGGAGTTGATCGCCGAGGCGCTGTATCCGTACCCGGCGGACCTCGTCATCGCCACGAAGGGAGGATTCATCCGCCGAGGGGGCGGCTGGATCGCCAATGGCCGGCCCGCACACCTCCGGGAGGCCCTCGAGGGGAGCCTCCGACGCCTCCGGGTGGACAGGATTGATGTGTACCAGCTCCATACCGTGGATCCAGGGGTCCCAATCGAGGACTCCATCGGCAGCCTCCGCGACCTGCAGGCTCAGGGCAAGATTCGCCACATTGGGGTGTCGAATGTCGACGTCGAGGAGCTCGCGCGCGCCCGGACCATTGCACGGCTGGTGTCGGTCCAGAACCGCTACAGCCTGTCGGATCGCGAATCCGACGACGTCGTCGCGGCGTGCGAACGAGACGGACTGGCGTTTCTCCCCTGGTACCCTTTGGCGACCGGAACCCTCGCGCGGCCACGCAGCGGCCCCGTTGAACGCATTGCACGCATCCACCAGGCGACGCCCGCCCAGATCGCGCTGGCCTGGCTGCTCAAGCGGGCGCCGGTGATCCTCCCGATTCCGGGAACGTCCTCCATTGCGCACCTGGAAGAAAATATCTCGGCGGCGCGTATTCAGCTCAGTCCCGAGGAGTTCGAGGCCCTGACCGGCTAA
- the cofG gene encoding 7,8-didemethyl-8-hydroxy-5-deazariboflavin synthase CofG encodes MARAPANSLMMFSPDPVRFAHAPAVAAALERVLNGSALTREEACGLIGCPDDDLPAVCAAAWALRVRGKGRTVTFSPKVFIPLTQLCRDTCGYCTFRADPKDAPRLYMTPEEVLEVARAGERLGCTEALFTLGERPEQRFPEARQWLAGRGHRSTLSYLREMAALVLRETTLLPHLNPGTMSRAEMAALRDVSASMGLMLESVSERLCQAGGPHEHAPSKHPRARLRTLEAAGALRVPFTTGLLIGIGETPDERIDALMAIRESHARWGHVQEVIIQNFRAKPGTSMASAQEPQTPDTVRTAAVARLLLGPTANIQVPPNLTARGFPVYLEAGINDWGGISPLTIDYVNPEAPWPQISTLRARTEAAGDILKPRLPVYPEYLLHRPEYIAPSLRDRVQNAADSDGYAKGGLVDNGRASA; translated from the coding sequence TTGGCCCGAGCGCCCGCGAACTCCCTGATGATGTTCTCCCCCGACCCCGTACGCTTCGCCCACGCCCCGGCCGTTGCCGCAGCCTTAGAACGGGTGCTGAATGGCAGCGCCCTCACGCGCGAAGAGGCCTGTGGATTGATCGGGTGCCCCGACGATGACCTGCCGGCCGTATGTGCCGCCGCCTGGGCGCTGCGCGTGCGGGGCAAGGGCCGGACGGTGACCTTTTCTCCTAAAGTGTTCATCCCACTCACCCAGCTGTGCCGCGACACCTGCGGGTACTGCACATTTCGGGCCGACCCCAAAGACGCACCACGGTTGTACATGACCCCAGAAGAGGTGCTCGAGGTGGCGCGGGCAGGCGAGCGGCTCGGGTGCACCGAAGCGTTGTTCACGCTTGGCGAACGGCCGGAGCAGCGGTTTCCAGAGGCGCGCCAGTGGCTCGCGGGCCGCGGCCACCGGAGCACCCTCTCCTACCTGCGCGAGATGGCCGCCCTGGTGCTCCGAGAGACGACCCTCCTGCCACATCTCAACCCGGGGACGATGAGCCGCGCGGAGATGGCGGCCCTGCGCGATGTGAGCGCTTCGATGGGCCTCATGCTGGAGAGCGTGAGCGAGCGGCTGTGCCAGGCAGGGGGACCGCACGAGCATGCCCCGAGCAAGCACCCGCGCGCCAGGTTGCGGACCCTTGAGGCGGCGGGCGCGCTGCGCGTACCGTTTACAACCGGATTGCTCATCGGGATCGGCGAGACGCCAGACGAGCGCATCGACGCGCTCATGGCCATCCGCGAATCCCACGCGCGGTGGGGGCACGTCCAAGAAGTCATCATTCAAAACTTCCGGGCCAAGCCAGGCACGTCCATGGCCTCGGCCCAGGAGCCGCAGACGCCGGACACTGTGCGGACCGCAGCCGTGGCGCGACTCCTTCTTGGGCCAACGGCGAACATTCAAGTACCTCCCAACCTCACCGCGCGGGGGTTCCCCGTCTATCTCGAAGCCGGCATCAACGACTGGGGCGGCATCTCCCCCCTCACGATCGACTACGTCAATCCAGAAGCGCCGTGGCCGCAGATCTCCACCCTGCGCGCCCGCACCGAGGCTGCCGGGGACATTCTGAAGCCCCGGCTCCCCGTCTACCCTGAGTACCTACTCCACCGGCCGGAATATATCGCCCCGTCACTCCGGGATCGCGTGCAAAACGCTGCGGATTCCGACGGATATGCCAAGGGAGGTCTCGTGGACAATGGACGCGCTTCAGCCTGA
- the cofH gene encoding 5-amino-6-(D-ribitylamino)uracil--L-tyrosine 4-hydroxyphenyl transferase CofH, whose translation MDALQPDPTVSLDRLLGEVAPTVARILERALSRTEITVDEAETLLGASGRELAVLMATADQLRRETVGDTVTYVVNRNINFTNVCIKGCGFCAFSRDFREEEGYFLPEEEIVRRAREAWDLGATEVCIQAGLPPKMDGDLYIRLTRALKTAIPGIHIHGFSPEEVLYGSIRSGRTIRAYLEELKAAGVGSLPGTAAEILDDDLRDRIAPGRIRTAQWIEVITTAHELGIPTTSTMMFGHAETRAHQARHLILLRDLQRRSGGFTEFVPLSFVHTEAPMWRDHPLPGLRPGPTGMEVFRVHATARIVLNQTIPNLQVSWVKEGPRLAQLLLAAGANDLGGTLINESISTSAGAGYGQLVPPAELRRWIRDMGRTPAERSTTYQLRRVFDQPEADRPEALDAAAADAGRFGSYRELVKMDRYRYRHGAREGQKTAQ comes from the coding sequence ATGGACGCGCTTCAGCCTGATCCCACCGTCTCGCTCGACCGCCTGCTCGGGGAGGTTGCCCCGACCGTGGCCCGCATCCTTGAGCGCGCGCTGTCGCGTACCGAGATTACGGTGGATGAGGCCGAAACGCTGCTGGGCGCCTCAGGCCGCGAACTGGCTGTTCTCATGGCCACGGCCGACCAGCTGCGCCGCGAGACGGTCGGCGACACCGTCACGTACGTCGTCAACCGCAACATCAACTTCACGAATGTCTGTATCAAGGGCTGCGGCTTCTGCGCCTTCAGCCGCGACTTCCGAGAAGAGGAAGGGTATTTCCTGCCCGAGGAGGAGATCGTCCGCCGCGCGCGCGAGGCCTGGGACCTTGGGGCGACCGAGGTGTGCATCCAAGCCGGATTGCCGCCCAAGATGGACGGCGACTTGTACATCCGGCTCACCCGCGCGCTGAAGACGGCGATCCCCGGCATCCACATCCACGGGTTTTCTCCGGAAGAGGTCCTCTATGGCTCGATACGATCCGGGCGCACCATCCGCGCTTACCTTGAGGAACTGAAAGCCGCGGGCGTCGGGAGTCTGCCGGGCACCGCGGCGGAGATCCTCGATGATGACTTGAGAGACCGTATCGCTCCGGGTCGCATTCGGACGGCTCAGTGGATCGAGGTCATCACGACCGCGCACGAGCTGGGAATCCCGACAACCTCTACCATGATGTTCGGCCACGCGGAGACCCGGGCGCATCAGGCCCGCCACCTCATCCTCCTGCGGGACCTCCAGCGCCGGTCGGGCGGGTTCACGGAGTTTGTCCCGTTGAGCTTCGTCCATACCGAGGCACCGATGTGGCGCGATCATCCCCTTCCTGGATTGCGACCGGGGCCGACCGGCATGGAGGTCTTCCGGGTTCACGCCACGGCGCGCATCGTCCTCAACCAGACGATCCCCAACCTCCAGGTCTCGTGGGTGAAAGAAGGTCCGCGGCTCGCCCAGTTGTTGCTCGCCGCCGGAGCGAATGACCTGGGAGGAACCCTCATCAACGAGAGCATCTCGACGTCGGCGGGGGCGGGGTACGGCCAGCTGGTGCCGCCGGCCGAGCTGCGCCGGTGGATCCGGGACATGGGGCGCACCCCGGCGGAACGTTCGACCACCTATCAGCTGCGCCGTGTTTTCGATCAGCCTGAGGCGGATCGCCCCGAGGCCCTCGATGCTGCCGCCGCGGACGCGGGACGGTTCGGGAGCTACCGCGAACTCGTCAAGATGGATCGGTACCGGTATCGGCACGGCGCACGAGAAGGGCAAAAAACTGCTCAGTAG
- a CDS encoding NAD(P)-dependent oxidoreductase gives MSTRRVVLTGAAGYIAQRMYPELSKRWEVVPIDVRTTTRDGKTIPGMVVADLTQPDRNQYRHHFRGADAVIHCGYVSAPGLDANTWQNNSDAKFWAEHQNVALAYNVYKTSLEEGVRRVVVASSNHAGDYYERLIWAGMMEMVTPEMPPRSDNWYGWAKGAYELLGFVFATGRVDGRKLEIVQWRIGGPRDDDIDGVKPGDIKTMHRALGAYLSRRDQVQQAIRMVETEQIADPHGIPFLIVYGISGNTHRFWSIANARQKIGYSPEDDSQVNFADKIAAIARAAGTPSDGPPARKK, from the coding sequence ATGAGCACACGTCGAGTGGTTCTCACAGGAGCGGCCGGATATATCGCTCAGCGCATGTACCCGGAGCTCAGCAAGCGGTGGGAGGTAGTCCCCATCGACGTTCGAACCACGACCCGGGACGGCAAGACGATCCCGGGGATGGTGGTCGCCGATCTGACTCAGCCGGACCGGAATCAATATCGTCATCACTTCCGCGGGGCCGATGCCGTCATCCACTGCGGATATGTGAGCGCGCCCGGCCTCGATGCGAACACCTGGCAGAACAATAGCGATGCCAAGTTCTGGGCCGAGCACCAGAATGTCGCACTCGCCTACAACGTCTACAAGACGTCGCTCGAGGAGGGCGTCCGCCGGGTGGTGGTGGCCAGCTCCAATCACGCCGGGGACTACTACGAGCGCCTCATCTGGGCGGGGATGATGGAGATGGTCACGCCGGAGATGCCCCCGCGCTCCGACAACTGGTATGGGTGGGCCAAGGGCGCGTACGAGCTGCTCGGATTCGTGTTCGCGACGGGTCGGGTCGACGGCCGGAAGCTCGAGATCGTGCAGTGGCGGATCGGCGGGCCGCGCGACGATGATATCGACGGGGTGAAGCCGGGGGACATCAAGACCATGCATCGTGCGCTCGGAGCCTACCTCTCCAGACGCGACCAGGTGCAGCAGGCTATCCGGATGGTCGAGACCGAGCAGATCGCCGACCCCCACGGCATCCCCTTCCTGATCGTGTATGGCATCAGCGGGAACACCCACCGCTTTTGGAGCATCGCCAACGCCCGCCAGAAGATCGGCTACAGCCCGGAGGACGACAGCCAGGTGAACTTCGCCGACAAGATCGCCGCGATTGCCCGCGCGGCCGGCACCCCAAGCGACGGACCGCCGGCCCGCAAGAAATAG
- a CDS encoding methionine synthase, with translation MTTPHRADHVGSFLRPPELLEARRAAADPERLQEIEDRHIRRVLAKQQELGFDVFTDGELRRRNFMSDFTDAVDGFDHEDAVARTWQAGRAAGAAVSSVTGIVTGKLRQLRRLTGLELPFLRAHCPGAIKMTLPSATQFPAIAYKRGVTDKVYPNHSALLWDIVAIARGEVQALAAEGVQYIQIDAPRYSYYVDPKWRDYLRTEIGLEPDAALDEAIRADNACLEGARGAGVMLAMHLCRGNNRSHWYAEGGYDPIAEKLFGTLQVDRFLLEYDDERSGTFEPLRFIPRGKAVVLGLVSSKRPQLESQRELIRRIEEASRYVPIENLALSPQCGFASTMEGNLLTEDDQWAKLRLVAETAREVWH, from the coding sequence ATGACCACGCCGCACAGAGCCGACCACGTAGGGAGCTTTCTGCGGCCGCCCGAGCTGCTCGAGGCACGCCGCGCAGCGGCGGACCCGGAGCGCCTCCAGGAGATCGAGGATCGTCACATCCGGCGCGTGCTCGCCAAGCAGCAGGAGCTGGGATTCGACGTCTTCACCGACGGTGAGCTGCGGCGGCGCAACTTCATGAGCGACTTCACGGATGCGGTCGACGGCTTCGACCACGAGGACGCGGTCGCCCGGACGTGGCAGGCCGGGCGCGCGGCGGGCGCGGCCGTCAGCAGCGTGACCGGGATCGTCACGGGCAAGCTCCGGCAACTCCGGCGCCTGACCGGACTCGAGCTCCCCTTCCTCCGCGCGCACTGCCCCGGGGCGATCAAGATGACCCTCCCGAGCGCCACGCAGTTCCCCGCGATCGCATACAAGCGGGGCGTGACCGACAAGGTATATCCGAATCATTCCGCCCTCCTGTGGGACATCGTCGCCATCGCGCGGGGCGAGGTACAGGCGCTGGCCGCGGAAGGCGTGCAGTACATCCAGATCGACGCTCCCCGCTACAGCTACTACGTCGACCCCAAATGGCGTGACTATCTCCGGACGGAGATAGGGCTGGAGCCGGACGCGGCCTTGGACGAGGCGATCCGGGCGGACAACGCCTGCCTGGAAGGCGCCCGCGGCGCGGGGGTCATGCTGGCGATGCACCTCTGCCGCGGCAACAACCGCAGCCACTGGTACGCCGAAGGCGGCTACGATCCGATCGCCGAGAAGTTGTTCGGCACGCTCCAGGTGGACCGCTTCCTGCTGGAGTACGATGATGAGCGCTCCGGCACGTTCGAGCCACTCCGGTTCATCCCTCGTGGCAAGGCCGTGGTCCTCGGGCTCGTCAGCAGCAAGCGACCTCAACTCGAATCGCAACGCGAGCTGATCAGACGGATCGAGGAGGCGTCGCGGTACGTCCCGATCGAGAACCTGGCACTCAGCCCCCAGTGCGGGTTCGCTTCCACGATGGAGGGCAACCTCCTCACCGAGGACGACCAGTGGGCAAAGCTCCGCCTCGTAGCCGAGACTGCGCGGGAGGTGTGGCACTAG
- a CDS encoding amino acid ABC transporter substrate-binding protein, giving the protein MRTAALAIAIALLAAGLPLAGGAGAPPAAAKIGSVIPLTGRYASAGAQVKAGYEIAIEDFNNRGGVQVGGQRVPLALTVVDDESDPTKTVSRLEALAAQGVIAYLGGAGSDLHAAAAAVAEKNKIPYCGIGFALHAVHEHGFRYLFSPFPKSPDLASETYRFMNATILTDQRPRRIAIFQERTDWGRELGDIWTARSRENGYEVVLRADYTPLSRDFSDIILRAKSAGADAVLSVPNPPDGITLVRQMKELDFNPKLIMMLRAADAVSWTQALGKDGDDVVLGPGWHHAIRFPGVQDLNAKHQQRFGRPADVLVGPAYACVQIVTNAMERAGKLDPTAIRDAMATTNLQTVVGSVRFRPDGTGIVRTVFVQWQAGKQELVWPKDLGAERILYPVPPWRGR; this is encoded by the coding sequence ATGCGAACTGCCGCATTGGCGATCGCGATCGCATTGCTCGCCGCCGGCCTGCCACTCGCGGGGGGGGCGGGCGCTCCCCCGGCTGCCGCAAAGATTGGCTCGGTCATCCCTCTCACCGGCCGGTATGCGAGCGCCGGAGCTCAAGTGAAGGCCGGCTACGAGATCGCCATCGAGGACTTCAATAACCGGGGTGGGGTTCAGGTCGGGGGCCAGCGCGTCCCGCTTGCGTTGACCGTCGTCGACGACGAATCCGACCCCACAAAGACCGTGAGCCGGCTCGAAGCGCTCGCCGCGCAGGGCGTGATCGCCTACCTCGGGGGGGCGGGCAGCGATCTGCACGCTGCCGCAGCCGCCGTAGCGGAGAAAAACAAGATTCCATACTGTGGCATAGGCTTCGCGCTCCACGCCGTCCACGAGCACGGATTCCGGTATCTCTTCTCCCCCTTCCCAAAGTCCCCCGATCTCGCGAGCGAGACCTACCGGTTCATGAACGCCACCATTCTCACAGACCAGCGACCGAGGCGCATCGCGATCTTTCAGGAGCGGACCGACTGGGGGCGCGAGCTCGGAGACATCTGGACCGCCCGGTCCCGTGAAAACGGCTACGAGGTCGTCCTGCGTGCCGACTATACACCGCTGTCGCGCGACTTCTCGGACATCATCCTCCGGGCCAAGAGCGCGGGAGCAGACGCCGTGCTTTCCGTCCCTAACCCGCCGGACGGCATCACCCTGGTGAGACAGATGAAGGAACTGGACTTCAACCCCAAGCTCATCATGATGCTGAGGGCGGCGGACGCCGTCAGCTGGACTCAAGCCCTGGGCAAGGATGGGGACGATGTGGTGTTGGGCCCGGGATGGCACCACGCCATTCGGTTCCCCGGAGTCCAGGACCTCAACGCGAAGCATCAACAGCGCTTCGGCAGGCCGGCCGACGTGCTCGTCGGTCCCGCGTATGCCTGCGTCCAGATCGTGACGAACGCAATGGAGCGGGCAGGAAAGTTGGATCCCACGGCGATCCGCGATGCCATGGCGACGACGAATCTGCAGACGGTCGTCGGCTCGGTGCGGTTTCGGCCGGATGGGACCGGGATCGTGCGCACGGTATTCGTACA